A window from Streptomyces sp. NBC_00335 encodes these proteins:
- a CDS encoding CBM35 domain-containing protein translates to MTTPANHGPNNGASKPEDDDPFGYLYEDGQAAGATPPGQGGGYGYPGPAGGAQPGVPRTSYNQVRTVGDRPYGGQRGQVPPQQQAYQAQYQAPEALQAGGYGVPPQQQPPQYTQSVPLPGSGGGHGGGHGGGSSRKGMLIAAVAVVAAVAIGIGAAVIFGKDDDADKNKNTANPGQSPSAPAQNTPSNQPSGSASPVAELPKGDAGGPGMVISGGAVLTDAVRGAESASGKYVGNFNQPGAAVTWTLDLPKEGTYRLYVRYGIPGEDANATLAVNGKPNTSPLNMKNFAESAKGDWEKGWQTTWGQVTLNKGTNTVKLSCEAGNKCQVNIDKLWLQKG, encoded by the coding sequence ATGACGACGCCCGCGAACCACGGCCCGAACAACGGGGCGAGCAAGCCCGAGGATGACGACCCGTTCGGCTACCTCTACGAGGACGGCCAGGCCGCGGGGGCCACCCCGCCCGGGCAGGGCGGCGGCTACGGCTACCCGGGACCGGCGGGCGGCGCTCAGCCGGGCGTGCCCCGAACCTCGTACAACCAGGTCCGCACGGTCGGTGATCGGCCCTACGGCGGCCAGCGCGGGCAGGTTCCGCCGCAGCAGCAGGCCTACCAGGCCCAGTACCAGGCCCCCGAAGCGCTCCAGGCGGGCGGCTACGGCGTTCCGCCGCAGCAGCAGCCCCCGCAGTACACCCAGTCCGTTCCGCTGCCGGGCTCCGGCGGCGGGCACGGCGGCGGCCACGGCGGCGGTTCCAGCCGCAAGGGCATGCTCATCGCCGCCGTCGCGGTGGTCGCCGCGGTGGCGATCGGCATCGGCGCGGCCGTGATCTTCGGCAAGGACGACGACGCCGACAAGAACAAGAACACCGCGAACCCGGGCCAGAGCCCGTCGGCGCCCGCCCAGAACACCCCCTCGAACCAGCCGAGCGGCTCCGCTTCGCCGGTGGCCGAGCTGCCGAAGGGCGACGCGGGCGGTCCGGGCATGGTCATCAGCGGTGGCGCGGTCCTTACGGACGCGGTGCGTGGCGCGGAGAGCGCCAGTGGCAAGTACGTCGGCAACTTCAACCAGCCGGGCGCGGCTGTCACCTGGACGCTGGACCTGCCCAAGGAGGGCACGTACCGGCTCTACGTGCGCTACGGCATCCCGGGCGAGGACGCCAACGCCACCCTCGCGGTGAACGGCAAGCCCAACACCTCGCCGCTGAACATGAAGAACTTCGCGGAATCGGCCAAGGGAGACTGGGAGAAGGGCTGGCAGACCACCTGGGGCCAGGTGACCCTCAACAAGGGCACCAACACGGTCAAGCTGTCGTGCGAGGCCGGCAACAAGTGCCAGGTCAACATCGACAAGCTGTGGCTCCAGAAGGGCTGA
- a CDS encoding 1-phosphofructokinase family hexose kinase has protein sequence MILTVTLNTALDVTYRVPRLRAHASHRVTEVTERPGGKGLNVARVLAAIGHEVTATGFAGGPTGALVRELLAGSPGVRDELVPCAGTTRRTLAVVDEASGDTTQFNEPGPLITAAEWTAFLTRYGALLAGGARAVALCGSLPPGVPVGAYAALVRTSRAAGVPVLLDTSGEALRRGVAARPDVIKPNAAELAELTGSRDPLPATRDARRRGAHAVVTSLGPEGLLAATALGTWRAAPPRALTGNPTGAGDSAVAGLLSALTEGLDWPDRLTRAVALSAATVAAPTAGDFDPRTYEEVRGSVKVTAG, from the coding sequence ATGATCCTGACCGTGACGCTCAACACCGCACTCGACGTCACCTACCGCGTACCGCGCCTGCGCGCGCACGCCTCCCACCGCGTCACCGAGGTCACCGAACGGCCCGGCGGCAAGGGCCTCAACGTGGCCCGCGTGCTCGCCGCGATCGGCCACGAGGTCACCGCGACCGGCTTCGCGGGCGGCCCCACGGGAGCCCTCGTACGCGAACTGCTCGCCGGCTCCCCCGGCGTCCGCGACGAGCTGGTCCCCTGCGCGGGCACCACCCGGCGCACCCTGGCCGTCGTCGACGAGGCCTCCGGGGACACCACGCAGTTCAACGAGCCCGGCCCGCTGATCACCGCCGCCGAGTGGACCGCGTTCCTCACCCGCTACGGGGCCCTGCTGGCGGGCGGCGCCCGCGCGGTGGCCCTGTGCGGCAGCCTGCCCCCGGGCGTCCCCGTAGGGGCTTACGCGGCCCTCGTACGGACGTCCCGCGCGGCCGGCGTCCCCGTCCTGCTCGACACCAGCGGCGAGGCCCTGCGCCGCGGGGTCGCCGCCCGCCCCGACGTGATCAAGCCGAACGCCGCCGAGCTCGCCGAGCTGACCGGCTCCCGCGACCCGCTGCCCGCCACCCGCGACGCCCGCCGGCGCGGGGCCCACGCGGTGGTCACCTCGCTCGGCCCGGAAGGACTGCTCGCCGCCACCGCCCTGGGCACCTGGCGGGCGGCCCCGCCCCGCGCCCTGACGGGCAACCCCACCGGCGCCGGCGACTCCGCGGTCGCGGGCCTCCTCTCGGCCCTCACCGAGGGCCTGGACTGGCCGGACCGCCTGACCCGCGCGGTGGCCCTCTCCGCGGCCACGGTCGCGGCCCCCACGGCGGGAGACTTCGACCCCCGCACCTACGAGGAGGTACGGGGGTCGGTGAAGGTCACGGCGGGGTAA
- the nagA gene encoding N-acetylglucosamine-6-phosphate deacetylase — MSGSAHVGRSTVLSGADVVLPTGIVKGGRLIVDGDRIAGSAHEDSAVIDLTGHWIVPGFVDMHNHGGGGASFTSGTAEEVLKGVRTHREHGTTTLVASTVTGDLDELARRAGLLAELTQQGDIAGIHFEGPFINPCRKGAHKEDLLRDPDPAEVRKLIDAAHGAARMFTLATELPGGLDSVRLLAEHGVIAAIGHTDSTYDQTLEAIEAGATVATHLYNAMPGLEHRAPGPIAALLEDERVTVELINDGVHLHPAMLELAFHHAGAHRVALITDAMDAAGFGDGTYHLGPLEVEVKEGVARLVEGGSIAGSTLTLDTAFKRSVTLDKLPVESVVQAISANPAKLIGVYDQVGSLEPGKYADLVVLDSAFDVRGVMRRGEWIVDPLAGK, encoded by the coding sequence ATGTCCGGAAGCGCACATGTGGGCCGCAGCACCGTTCTCTCCGGCGCCGACGTGGTGCTGCCCACGGGCATCGTCAAGGGCGGGCGCCTGATCGTCGACGGCGACCGCATCGCCGGCAGCGCCCACGAGGACTCGGCCGTCATCGACCTGACCGGGCACTGGATCGTCCCCGGCTTCGTCGACATGCACAACCACGGCGGCGGCGGCGCCTCCTTCACCTCCGGCACCGCCGAGGAGGTGCTCAAGGGCGTACGGACCCACCGCGAGCACGGCACCACCACCCTGGTCGCCTCCACCGTCACGGGCGACCTGGACGAGCTGGCCCGCCGCGCGGGACTGCTCGCCGAGCTGACCCAGCAGGGCGACATCGCGGGCATCCACTTCGAGGGGCCGTTCATCAACCCCTGCCGCAAGGGCGCGCACAAGGAAGACCTCCTGCGCGACCCCGACCCGGCCGAGGTCCGCAAGCTGATCGACGCCGCGCACGGCGCCGCCCGCATGTTCACCCTCGCCACCGAACTCCCCGGCGGCCTGGACTCCGTACGACTGCTCGCCGAGCACGGGGTCATCGCCGCGATCGGCCACACGGACTCCACGTACGACCAGACGCTGGAGGCCATCGAGGCCGGCGCGACCGTGGCCACCCACCTCTACAACGCGATGCCGGGCCTGGAGCACCGCGCCCCCGGCCCGATCGCGGCCCTGCTGGAGGACGAGCGGGTCACCGTCGAGCTGATCAACGACGGCGTCCACCTGCACCCGGCGATGCTGGAGCTGGCCTTCCACCACGCGGGCGCGCACCGGGTGGCGCTGATCACCGACGCGATGGACGCGGCCGGCTTCGGCGACGGGACCTACCACCTCGGCCCGCTGGAGGTCGAGGTCAAGGAGGGCGTCGCCCGCCTCGTCGAGGGCGGCTCCATCGCGGGCTCCACCCTCACCCTGGACACCGCCTTCAAGCGGTCGGTCACCCTCGACAAGCTCCCCGTCGAGTCCGTGGTCCAGGCGATCTCCGCCAACCCGGCCAAGCTGATCGGCGTCTACGACCAGGTCGGCTCGCTGGAGCCCGGCAAGTACGCGGACCTCGTCGTCCTCGACTCCGCCTTCGACGTCCGCGGCGTCATGCGGCGCGGCGAATGGATCGTCGACCCGCTCGCGGGCAAGTAG
- a CDS encoding ROK family protein, with translation MKAALVAADGTLLHEARRATGRERGAEAVVETIQDFAAELLDLGRERFATTASAAGVAVPGIVDAENGIAVYAANLGWRDVPMRELLGRRLGGIPVALGHDVRTGGLAEGRIGAGRGADRFLFVPLGTGIAGAIGIAGRIEAGAHGYAGEIGHIVVRPGGPACGCGQRGCLETLASASAVSRAWAAASGDPDADAADCAKAVESGDERAREVWLAAIGALADGLVTAITLLDPRTLIIGGGLAEAGETLFTPLRTAVEERVTFQRLPHIVPAALGDTAGCLGAGLLAWDLLATEVPA, from the coding sequence ATGAAGGCCGCCCTCGTCGCCGCCGACGGCACCCTGCTCCACGAAGCGCGCCGCGCCACCGGCCGCGAGCGGGGCGCCGAAGCCGTCGTCGAGACGATCCAGGACTTCGCCGCCGAGCTCCTCGACCTCGGCCGGGAACGCTTCGCCACCACCGCCTCCGCGGCCGGCGTGGCCGTCCCCGGCATCGTCGACGCCGAGAACGGGATCGCCGTCTACGCGGCGAACCTGGGCTGGCGCGACGTCCCGATGCGCGAACTGCTCGGCAGACGCCTCGGCGGGATCCCGGTCGCCCTCGGCCACGACGTCCGCACGGGCGGACTCGCCGAAGGCCGCATCGGCGCGGGCCGCGGCGCCGACCGCTTCCTGTTCGTGCCCCTCGGCACCGGCATCGCCGGAGCCATCGGCATCGCCGGACGCATCGAGGCCGGCGCGCACGGGTACGCGGGCGAGATCGGCCACATCGTGGTCCGCCCCGGCGGACCCGCCTGCGGCTGCGGCCAGCGCGGCTGCCTGGAGACCCTCGCCTCCGCCTCCGCCGTCAGCCGCGCCTGGGCGGCCGCCTCCGGCGACCCCGACGCGGACGCCGCGGACTGCGCCAAGGCCGTCGAATCCGGCGACGAGCGCGCCCGGGAGGTCTGGCTCGCCGCGATCGGCGCCCTCGCCGACGGGCTGGTCACCGCGATCACCCTGCTGGACCCGCGCACGCTGATCATCGGTGGCGGACTGGCGGAGGCCGGGGAAACCTTGTTCACACCACTACGGACGGCCGTGGAGGAACGCGTGACGTTCCAGCGGCTGCCCCACATCGTTCCGGCCGCCCTAGGGGACACCGCCGGATGCCTGGGTGCAGGGCTGCTCGCCTGGGATCTACTCGCCACGGAGGTACCTGCCTGA
- a CDS encoding extracellular solute-binding protein, translating to MKARTVQARKLNLAASGLALCLTTVTLSGCGAVSGLSGDNEVTLKVVAADYGDKPENSSKPYWKELAASFEKRHPGIKVQVDVYSWSEVDAKVAEMVKAGEAPDIAQIGAYADYAAEGKLYSADELLSVNTQADFLEPLAEAGKVRRVQYGMPFVASTRLMFYNEKLFADAGVIPKDGKTPWQPKSWADLESAAKKLKADGVTTPFALPLGREEAQAETMQWLLAGGGGYADNEDAYSIDSPANIKTLEFLRDKLVGGGLTGPVEPAKLDRQAAFDSFSRGEVGMLNGHPTLLQQAAAKGVQYGMTPMPTSDGVPHPTMGVADWVMAFKTGHQSQSGKFLDFLYEENNVTAFTEKYDLLPVTTSGSRAMDASTGASSAQLKTFLHALPNARLYPVGKKSWAAVSEDVKKNIGKAVQPGGQPGKTLADLSEMARKADAR from the coding sequence TTGAAGGCGCGAACTGTCCAGGCCAGAAAGCTGAACCTCGCCGCGTCCGGCCTCGCACTGTGCCTGACCACGGTGACGCTGAGCGGCTGCGGCGCCGTGTCGGGCCTCTCCGGGGACAACGAAGTCACCCTGAAGGTCGTGGCGGCCGACTACGGGGACAAACCGGAAAACTCCTCCAAGCCCTACTGGAAGGAGCTCGCCGCGTCCTTCGAGAAGCGCCACCCCGGCATCAAGGTCCAGGTCGACGTCTACTCCTGGTCCGAGGTCGACGCCAAGGTCGCCGAGATGGTCAAGGCCGGCGAGGCCCCCGACATCGCCCAGATCGGCGCCTACGCCGACTACGCGGCCGAGGGCAAGCTGTACTCCGCCGACGAACTGCTCTCCGTGAACACCCAGGCCGACTTCCTCGAACCGCTCGCCGAAGCCGGCAAGGTCCGGCGCGTCCAGTACGGCATGCCCTTCGTGGCCAGCACCCGGCTGATGTTCTACAACGAGAAGCTGTTCGCCGACGCCGGAGTCATCCCCAAGGACGGCAAGACCCCCTGGCAGCCCAAGAGCTGGGCCGATCTGGAGTCCGCCGCCAAGAAGCTCAAGGCGGACGGGGTCACCACGCCCTTCGCGCTGCCCCTGGGCCGCGAGGAGGCGCAGGCCGAGACCATGCAGTGGCTGCTCGCGGGCGGCGGAGGCTACGCCGACAACGAGGACGCGTACTCGATCGACTCCCCGGCCAACATCAAGACCCTGGAGTTCCTGCGCGACAAGCTCGTCGGCGGGGGCCTGACCGGCCCCGTCGAACCGGCCAAGCTGGACCGCCAGGCCGCCTTCGACTCCTTCTCGCGCGGCGAGGTCGGCATGCTCAACGGGCACCCGACGCTGCTCCAGCAGGCCGCCGCGAAGGGCGTCCAGTACGGCATGACCCCGATGCCGACCTCCGACGGGGTGCCCCACCCGACGATGGGCGTCGCCGACTGGGTGATGGCCTTCAAGACCGGCCACCAGTCGCAGTCCGGGAAGTTCCTCGACTTCCTGTACGAAGAGAACAACGTGACGGCCTTCACCGAGAAGTACGACCTGCTCCCGGTCACCACCAGCGGCTCCCGGGCGATGGACGCCTCCACGGGTGCCTCCTCGGCGCAGCTGAAGACCTTCCTGCACGCGCTGCCCAACGCACGCCTCTACCCGGTGGGCAAGAAGTCCTGGGCGGCCGTCAGCGAGGACGTCAAGAAGAACATCGGCAAGGCCGTGCAGCCGGGCGGGCAGCCCGGCAAGACCCTCGCGGACCTCTCCGAGATGGCGCGCAAGGCGGACGCCCGCTGA
- a CDS encoding DUF3263 domain-containing protein: MTDADERPPAGLSADEAAVLAYEGRTWPGPGAKERAIREGLGMPPVRYYQLLNALMDDPRALRHAPGTVNRLRRIREAQRARR, encoded by the coding sequence ATGACGGACGCGGACGAGAGGCCGCCGGCCGGGCTGAGCGCCGACGAGGCGGCCGTACTGGCCTACGAAGGCCGCACCTGGCCCGGGCCGGGCGCCAAGGAACGGGCCATAAGGGAAGGACTGGGGATGCCCCCGGTCCGGTACTACCAGCTGCTCAACGCGCTGATGGACGATCCCAGGGCGCTCCGGCACGCGCCGGGCACCGTGAACCGCCTGCGGCGCATCCGCGAAGCACAGCGGGCGAGGCGGTAG
- the otsB gene encoding trehalose-phosphatase, translating to MGSHPHDLPMPVTTAGREGLEALLRAPHRSVVALDFDGTLADIVPDPDQARAHPGAVPALAALAPEVGSIAVVTGRPAGVAVRYGGFAGVPGLEHLVVLGHYGAERWDAVSGIVHAPAEHPGVAAVRAELPGFLDAIGAWRGTWIEEKGQALAVHTRRAADPEAAFAALREPLAGLAARHGLMVEPGRAVLELRPPGMDKGVALTEYLAEVGAQAVLYAGDDLGDLAAYSAVEKLRAGGMPGLLLCSGSAEVPELASRADLTLSGPSEVVAFLAALAVAVRA from the coding sequence ATGGGGAGCCATCCGCACGATCTGCCGATGCCCGTCACCACCGCCGGACGCGAGGGACTCGAAGCCCTCCTCCGCGCACCGCACCGCTCCGTCGTCGCCCTCGACTTCGACGGCACCCTCGCCGACATCGTTCCCGACCCCGACCAGGCCCGGGCCCACCCCGGAGCCGTCCCCGCGCTCGCCGCCCTCGCCCCCGAGGTCGGCTCCATCGCGGTCGTCACCGGCCGGCCGGCCGGGGTCGCCGTCCGCTACGGGGGCTTCGCCGGGGTCCCGGGACTCGAACACCTGGTGGTGCTCGGACACTACGGAGCCGAGCGCTGGGACGCCGTGAGCGGCATCGTGCACGCTCCGGCCGAGCATCCGGGGGTCGCGGCGGTCCGGGCGGAGCTGCCCGGGTTCCTGGACGCGATCGGCGCGTGGCGCGGGACGTGGATCGAGGAGAAGGGCCAGGCCCTGGCCGTCCACACCCGGCGCGCGGCCGACCCGGAGGCCGCCTTCGCGGCCCTGCGCGAGCCCCTGGCGGGGCTGGCGGCCCGGCACGGCCTGATGGTCGAACCGGGCCGGGCCGTACTGGAGCTGCGGCCGCCGGGGATGGACAAGGGCGTCGCCCTCACGGAGTACCTCGCGGAGGTGGGGGCGCAGGCCGTGCTCTACGCCGGCGACGACCTCGGGGACCTGGCGGCCTACTCGGCGGTGGAGAAGCTGCGGGCCGGGGGCATGCCGGGGCTGCTGCTGTGCAGTGGCTCGGCGGAGGTCCCGGAACTCGCCTCCCGCGCGGACCTGACCCTGTCCGGCCCCTCGGAGGTCGTCGCCTTCCTGGCGGCGTTGGCCGTGGCCGTGCGGGCCTAG
- a CDS encoding alpha,alpha-trehalose-phosphate synthase (UDP-forming), producing the protein MASQVLVAANRGPLSYALAADGTLSARRGGGGLVSGLSTALAEQPGALWICAALSDADRGAVRQGVSEPGVRMLDIDPEVYDGAYNGIANSVLWFLHHHLYEIPREPVFDAEFRRRWASYVTYNEAFAEALAQEAAEGAAVLIQDYHLALAPGMLRELRPDLRIGHFTHTPWAAREFLDMLPADIRSQLVWGMLGADRLGFHTLGWAGNFLADATRDDAHGVANASVPFETSEYEVRHRRKAADGHGYGELRFTHVTAYPLGVDADELRALAHRPEVDDKLAALRAEVGGLKTIVRVDRTELSKNILRGLLAYRELLTVHPEWRERVVHLASAYPSRQDLAVYREYTESVRELAAEINAEFGTADWQPVIVSVEDDFARSLAAYRLADVALVNPVRDGMNLVAKEIPVVSEAGCVLVLSTGAGAYEELGADALTVNPYDVTATAEALHAALSMPSAERADRTKRLAVAATALPPAQWLTSQLDALRA; encoded by the coding sequence ATGGCTTCCCAGGTGCTCGTCGCCGCGAATCGCGGCCCCCTCTCGTACGCCCTCGCCGCGGACGGCACGCTCAGTGCCCGCCGCGGCGGGGGCGGCCTCGTCTCCGGCCTCTCCACCGCCCTCGCGGAGCAGCCGGGGGCACTGTGGATCTGCGCGGCACTGTCGGACGCGGACCGGGGGGCGGTACGGCAGGGGGTGTCCGAGCCGGGCGTACGGATGCTCGACATCGACCCGGAGGTCTACGACGGGGCGTACAACGGCATCGCGAACTCGGTGCTGTGGTTCCTCCACCACCACCTGTACGAGATCCCGCGCGAGCCGGTCTTCGACGCGGAGTTCCGGCGGCGCTGGGCCTCGTACGTCACGTACAACGAGGCCTTCGCGGAGGCGCTCGCGCAGGAGGCGGCCGAGGGGGCGGCGGTCCTGATCCAGGACTACCACCTGGCGCTGGCCCCCGGGATGCTCCGGGAGCTCCGCCCGGACCTGCGGATCGGGCACTTCACGCACACGCCGTGGGCTGCGCGGGAGTTCCTGGACATGCTCCCGGCCGACATCCGGAGCCAGTTGGTCTGGGGGATGCTCGGGGCGGACCGGCTGGGCTTCCACACGCTTGGGTGGGCGGGCAACTTCCTCGCCGACGCAACCAGGGACGACGCACACGGCGTCGCGAACGCGTCCGTCCCGTTCGAGACCTCGGAGTACGAGGTGCGGCACCGCAGGAAGGCCGCGGACGGGCACGGATACGGGGAGCTCCGGTTCACCCACGTCACCGCGTACCCCCTCGGCGTGGACGCGGACGAGCTGCGCGCGCTCGCGCACCGGCCGGAGGTGGACGACAAGCTGGCGGCGCTGCGGGCGGAGGTCGGCGGGCTGAAGACGATCGTCCGGGTGGACCGCACGGAGCTGTCGAAGAACATCCTGCGGGGGCTGCTCGCGTACCGGGAGCTGCTGACGGTCCACCCCGAATGGCGGGAGCGGGTGGTCCACCTGGCCTCCGCCTACCCCTCCCGGCAGGACCTGGCCGTCTACCGGGAGTACACCGAGTCGGTGCGGGAGCTGGCGGCGGAGATCAACGCGGAGTTCGGCACGGCCGACTGGCAGCCGGTGATCGTCTCCGTCGAGGACGACTTCGCGCGGTCGCTGGCGGCGTACCGGCTGGCGGACGTGGCGCTGGTCAATCCGGTGCGGGACGGCATGAACCTCGTCGCGAAGGAGATCCCGGTGGTCTCGGAGGCGGGGTGCGTGCTGGTGCTGTCCACCGGGGCGGGGGCGTACGAGGAGCTCGGCGCGGACGCGCTGACGGTGAACCCGTACGACGTGACGGCCACGGCGGAGGCGCTGCACGCGGCCCTCTCGATGCCGTCCGCGGAGCGTGCGGACCGCACGAAACGCCTGGCGGTGGCGGCGACGGCCCTCCCCCCGGCCCAGTGGCTCACGTCCCAACTGGACGCACTGCGCGCCTGA
- a CDS encoding DUF7927 domain-containing protein, which yields MGFIRFRHVWGSALAVAGGAALLIGSLSGPAVAEVVSPFEKRYDEALYGDFVTLGNTVMGCPQAPPAEAAECAEVQRGGGTKNNNDFVARPVDAAGLGTATGTSSTGLLTVPPGAKVAYARLFWGGNNGAYKLGSNLIERCDVSGEDVRRAPGDPLTTRPVVKVGSGAARPVTLSDMVEDPAQTGGPHYYTGESDVTAAFADVATGSPVPVAVGNIWAPQGRGCVAGWSLTVVYAYPGPNEHAPERRNVYVYGGHVLQRSTSPDTTVKVSGFYRTGDGPVRASATAYEGDWNTKGDQFRVNGANITNPANGAADNFFTSSADGSLEPKHANNLSIDAKSFEIPAASLPAGATSADLTFRTRGDTYVISQFALAVPVPDLEVTKTASPAKSVAPGDTVTYTITAKNIGSLDYPNAKLTDDLTQLLDDAAFDGVATADLGSATYTAPKLSWTGDVPRGRTATITYKVKVNDPLTGDGKLTNHVVAESGRTNCENGSKDPACAPVPPVITTPDPSPSPSTSSSPTPSPSASPSPTTVPSSTPSTPSTPSASPTTQQPRPLPETPATPGDDSKGPPGGHLATTGSDGRELWLMGTAAATLTALGGVVFLSVRRTRRR from the coding sequence ATGGGGTTTATACGTTTCAGACATGTATGGGGATCCGCCCTCGCGGTGGCCGGGGGCGCGGCGCTGCTGATCGGCTCGCTGAGCGGACCGGCCGTCGCGGAGGTGGTCTCCCCCTTCGAGAAGCGGTACGACGAGGCGCTCTACGGGGACTTCGTCACGCTCGGCAACACGGTGATGGGCTGCCCCCAGGCACCGCCCGCCGAGGCCGCCGAGTGCGCCGAGGTCCAGCGGGGCGGGGGCACGAAGAACAACAACGACTTCGTCGCCCGCCCGGTGGACGCGGCCGGGCTCGGGACGGCCACCGGCACCTCCAGCACCGGCCTGCTCACCGTGCCTCCGGGCGCGAAGGTGGCGTACGCGCGGCTCTTCTGGGGCGGCAACAACGGCGCGTACAAGCTCGGCTCGAACCTCATCGAGCGGTGCGACGTCTCCGGCGAGGACGTGCGGCGCGCCCCCGGTGACCCGCTGACCACCCGCCCGGTCGTCAAGGTCGGCTCGGGCGCCGCCCGGCCGGTGACCCTGTCGGACATGGTCGAGGACCCGGCCCAAACGGGCGGCCCGCACTACTACACGGGCGAGTCCGACGTCACCGCCGCCTTCGCGGACGTGGCCACCGGCTCGCCGGTCCCCGTGGCCGTCGGCAACATCTGGGCCCCTCAGGGGCGCGGCTGCGTCGCCGGCTGGTCCCTGACGGTCGTGTACGCGTACCCCGGCCCGAACGAGCACGCCCCCGAGCGGCGCAACGTCTACGTCTACGGCGGCCACGTGCTCCAGCGCTCGACCAGCCCTGACACCACGGTCAAGGTCTCGGGCTTCTACCGCACCGGCGACGGCCCGGTCCGCGCGAGCGCGACGGCCTACGAGGGCGACTGGAACACCAAGGGCGACCAGTTCCGGGTGAACGGCGCGAACATCACCAACCCCGCCAACGGGGCGGCCGACAACTTCTTCACCAGCTCGGCCGACGGCTCGCTGGAACCGAAGCACGCCAACAACCTCAGCATCGACGCGAAGTCCTTCGAGATCCCCGCGGCCTCGCTGCCGGCCGGGGCCACCTCCGCCGACCTGACGTTCCGCACGCGCGGGGACACGTACGTCATCTCGCAGTTCGCGCTGGCCGTGCCGGTGCCTGACCTGGAGGTGACGAAGACGGCCTCGCCCGCCAAGTCGGTCGCGCCCGGTGACACGGTGACCTACACGATCACCGCGAAGAACATCGGCAGCCTGGACTACCCGAACGCGAAGCTGACCGACGACCTGACGCAGCTGCTGGACGACGCGGCCTTCGACGGGGTGGCGACGGCGGACCTCGGTTCGGCCACGTATACGGCGCCCAAGCTGTCCTGGACGGGCGACGTCCCGCGGGGCAGGACGGCGACGATCACGTACAAGGTGAAGGTCAACGACCCGCTGACCGGCGACGGCAAGCTGACGAACCACGTGGTCGCGGAGAGTGGCCGCACGAACTGCGAGAACGGCTCGAAGGACCCGGCGTGCGCACCGGTCCCGCCGGTGATCACGACCCCGGACCCGTCGCCGTCGCCGAGCACCTCGTCCTCCCCGACGCCGTCCCCGTCGGCCTCCCCTTCACCCACCACGGTGCCGTCGTCCACACCCTCCACACCGTCCACACCGTCCGCGTCTCCCACCACCCAGCAGCCTCGACCGCTGCCGGAGACCCCCGCGACCCCGGGCGACGACTCCAAGGGCCCGCCGGGCGGGCACCTGGCCACCACCGGCTCCGACGGCCGGGAGCTGTGGCTGATGGGCACGGCGGCCGCCACGCTCACGGCACTCGGAGGTGTGGTCTTCCTCTCGGTCCGGCGTACGCGCAGGCGCTGA
- a CDS encoding glucosyl-3-phosphoglycerate synthase produces the protein MLEEVERWLADRSWSAADRPLGQLLSAKRAAGTTVSVVLPALNEEATVGAIVEVIRRDLIEGLPVPLVDELVVIDSGSTDRTAEVAAKAGARVVHRDEVLPRIPAVPGKGEVLWRSLLVTTGDIVCFVDADLRDFSAAFVSGIVGPLLTDPDVRFVKAMYDRPFGQESGDPAALASAKAHGQGGRVTELVARPLLNLHWPQLAGFVQPLGGEYAVRRELLERLPFPVGYGVELGLLVDALHTAGLDALAQVDVGVRLHRHQDGQALGRMAAAIYRTAQVRLSRGHLVRPELTQFERGPEGFVPHTYAVDTEERPPMLDIEEYARRRVA, from the coding sequence GTGCTGGAAGAGGTGGAGCGCTGGCTGGCAGACCGCTCCTGGTCAGCCGCCGACCGACCGCTCGGCCAGCTGCTTTCGGCCAAGCGGGCAGCGGGCACCACGGTCAGCGTGGTGCTGCCGGCGCTGAACGAGGAGGCGACGGTCGGCGCGATCGTCGAGGTGATCCGGCGCGATCTGATCGAGGGCCTGCCGGTTCCGCTGGTGGACGAGCTCGTCGTGATCGACTCCGGCTCCACGGACCGCACGGCGGAGGTCGCGGCCAAGGCCGGGGCCCGGGTGGTGCACCGCGACGAGGTCCTGCCGCGGATCCCGGCGGTGCCCGGCAAGGGCGAGGTCCTGTGGCGCTCGCTGCTGGTCACCACCGGCGACATCGTCTGCTTCGTGGACGCCGACCTGCGCGATTTCTCGGCCGCCTTCGTCTCGGGGATCGTCGGCCCGCTGCTGACCGATCCGGACGTGCGGTTCGTCAAGGCCATGTACGACCGCCCCTTCGGCCAGGAGTCCGGCGACCCGGCCGCCCTGGCCTCCGCCAAGGCCCACGGCCAGGGCGGCCGGGTCACGGAGCTGGTGGCCCGCCCCCTGCTCAACCTCCACTGGCCGCAGCTGGCCGGCTTCGTCCAGCCGCTGGGCGGCGAGTACGCCGTGCGCCGCGAGCTGCTGGAGCGGCTGCCGTTCCCGGTGGGCTACGGGGTGGAGCTGGGCCTGCTGGTGGACGCACTGCACACGGCCGGGCTCGACGCGCTGGCCCAGGTGGACGTGGGCGTACGGCTGCACCGCCACCAGGACGGCCAGGCCCTGGGGCGGATGGCCGCGGCGATCTACCGCACGGCGCAGGTACGGCTCTCGCGGGGGCACCTCGTACGCCCCGAGCTGACGCAGTTCGAGCGGGGCCCGGAGGGGTTCGTACCGCACACCTACGCCGTGGACACCGAGGAGCGGCCGCCGATGCTCGACATCGAGGAGTACGCGCGCCGTCGCGTGGCGTAA